One genomic region from Arthrobacter sp. FB24 encodes:
- a CDS encoding glycosyltransferase: MHVIVVTDDVLYPTNSGGRSALLGECEALVAAGCELTLVVSHRNKLSAHEVSQHEKLASRVVFIQRSGFAATTMAHPLRPFQMQSRKTVLREMALGLGREDTVGVIASHEWTIPLAKSIAGPLGLRVALRSHNDEVAYMQALARSASGLRRAYCWAEAVRLRIMLKELYRDIAAVAVLSEGDSDSYRPFGLTPTFVPAVLFRDHDANGSAANIPPESARLLFVGALDMPQAVEGLKWFCSRVLPLVRAAVPHAELHVAGRRPNREIAQLLSAMDGVEFHGEVSSLEPLYAATRIFVNPVFSGSGVNMKVGPPAVRGIPVVTTTTGARGLSHLAPGFVIADDEEEFAAGCIRLLEDNDMWSQKSGDLSTRAGLISSPSIARGLLELFDETRV, encoded by the coding sequence ATGCACGTAATTGTTGTCACCGATGATGTTCTCTACCCCACGAATAGTGGCGGGCGTTCAGCGCTTCTCGGCGAGTGCGAAGCACTAGTGGCTGCCGGCTGTGAGTTGACGCTGGTTGTGTCCCATAGGAACAAACTCTCAGCGCATGAAGTCAGCCAACACGAGAAATTGGCTTCCCGAGTGGTCTTCATCCAGAGATCTGGGTTTGCGGCGACCACCATGGCTCACCCACTTCGTCCTTTTCAAATGCAGAGCCGAAAGACGGTCCTAAGGGAGATGGCTTTAGGTCTAGGGCGTGAAGACACGGTGGGAGTCATTGCGTCTCATGAGTGGACGATCCCGTTGGCTAAGAGCATAGCCGGGCCCCTTGGGCTCCGGGTTGCGCTGCGCAGTCACAATGACGAGGTAGCGTACATGCAGGCCCTTGCCAGGAGTGCCTCCGGCCTGCGGCGAGCATATTGCTGGGCGGAAGCCGTCCGGCTGCGAATCATGCTGAAAGAGTTGTATCGAGACATTGCGGCTGTTGCGGTTCTCTCCGAAGGAGACTCGGACTCGTATAGGCCATTCGGTCTCACTCCCACGTTCGTGCCCGCTGTCCTCTTTCGTGACCATGACGCGAATGGAAGCGCTGCAAACATCCCACCAGAAAGCGCACGATTACTGTTCGTTGGTGCCCTAGACATGCCGCAAGCCGTGGAGGGCCTCAAATGGTTCTGCAGCCGTGTTTTACCCCTCGTCCGTGCGGCTGTACCGCACGCCGAGCTTCATGTCGCTGGGCGCAGACCGAACAGGGAAATAGCCCAATTGCTGTCCGCCATGGACGGCGTGGAGTTTCATGGGGAAGTTTCTAGTCTCGAGCCGCTGTACGCCGCTACACGAATATTTGTTAACCCCGTGTTTAGCGGCAGCGGAGTCAACATGAAAGTGGGTCCGCCAGCAGTTCGCGGTATTCCCGTTGTGACGACCACGACTGGGGCAAGGGGCCTGTCGCATTTGGCTCCAGGATTCGTCATCGCGGATGATGAAGAGGAATTCGCTGCTGGTTGTATAAGACTGCTTGAGGACAACGACATGTGGAGCCAAAAATCAGGTGACCTATCTACTAGGGCGGGACTAATTTCGAGTCCCTCCATCGCCCGCGGGCTTCTTGAACTGTTCGACGAAACGAGGGTCTAG
- a CDS encoding glycosyltransferase family 2 protein: MVVVSYNRIGTLTEVINGIRSQTRPVDKIIVVDNGSSDGSRELVSSLHGEIGLISSSTNGGGAGGFAKGIAWAMELDYDFVWLMDDDAVPHDDALALLLQPFDQGLARPVAFTCPRVNDAAGKVGPRNFPLISQSFDEVYPAVSKGLLPVKAATFVGPLISLDIARKTHLPLEDFFIWHDDMEYTARLAQYGTAYSVPSAQMIHFVTNPGPRSYNAGRNFYNVRNIIWWIIEARGNKSYDVRVLVRQLRGSIRSQFQAAPNKIAFLGILIKAVWAAVTKSPRRRGFIELVAESRLNDGFAFIHSEKENPAVG, encoded by the coding sequence GTGGTTGTTGTCAGCTACAATCGAATTGGGACTTTGACGGAAGTCATTAATGGAATTAGAAGTCAGACAAGGCCTGTTGACAAGATAATCGTTGTCGATAATGGATCGTCAGATGGGTCTCGAGAATTAGTTTCGAGTCTGCATGGGGAAATTGGTCTCATATCGTCGTCAACAAACGGCGGAGGCGCTGGTGGTTTCGCCAAGGGAATAGCCTGGGCTATGGAGCTCGACTATGACTTTGTGTGGTTAATGGATGATGATGCTGTTCCTCATGATGACGCACTGGCACTCCTACTACAGCCATTTGATCAAGGACTTGCGAGGCCTGTTGCATTTACTTGCCCGCGAGTCAACGACGCGGCAGGAAAAGTGGGGCCTCGTAACTTCCCACTAATATCTCAAAGCTTTGACGAAGTTTACCCTGCAGTTTCGAAGGGGTTACTTCCGGTAAAAGCTGCAACGTTTGTTGGGCCGTTGATATCACTCGACATTGCACGAAAGACCCATTTGCCCCTGGAAGATTTCTTCATCTGGCACGATGACATGGAATACACGGCACGGCTTGCTCAATATGGAACGGCTTACAGCGTTCCCAGCGCGCAGATGATCCACTTCGTAACAAATCCAGGGCCTCGTAGCTACAACGCAGGAAGAAATTTCTACAACGTTCGTAACATCATTTGGTGGATTATTGAGGCCCGGGGCAACAAATCTTACGATGTTAGAGTCCTCGTGAGGCAATTACGGGGATCGATCAGATCGCAGTTTCAGGCCGCTCCTAATAAGATTGCCTTCCTCGGCATTCTTATTAAGGCCGTGTGGGCCGCCGTCACCAAGTCGCCGCGCCGCAGAGGATTTATTGAATTAGTGGCTGAGAGTCGACTGAACGATGGATTTGCTTTCATCCATAGTGAAAAAGAGAATCCAGCCGTTGGGTAA
- a CDS encoding glycosyltransferase family 4 protein, translating to MKFVIASHSERLAGAERSLFAIVAAALEAGHEVVVTVPQQGALQSKINVTFPDVQVIEIPTHSWMHGSRFTFKSVPRTLTSILESIVHARLYRQISPDFIVINSSVIPAPMIAAALCRIPSIVMVRESIRTNTQLFSIVPKSILIRLIEGMSTFRFAVSHYVADQLNQPCTVDFPDVRRDLGIESLWPTDNEAKPTRARALRAVMLGSFSPEKGQDDAIQAVALARAAGVQIDLSLYGYAHESEILKLQEWCDRHGLSDRIRHKGFIDDPKEAYGSADVSLVCSKNEAYGRVTAESLLMGVPVVGYELGGTTEILRAGGGISCKPTSTDLANVLVSLAEDPNLLNDLHSQCRSLRADSGEFGNSGRTVSRMVEKIIGVGG from the coding sequence ATGAAGTTTGTCATCGCATCCCACAGTGAGAGGCTCGCCGGTGCCGAACGTTCTCTTTTCGCCATTGTAGCCGCAGCCCTTGAGGCTGGACACGAGGTCGTCGTCACTGTCCCACAGCAGGGTGCTCTGCAATCAAAAATAAATGTGACGTTTCCCGACGTGCAGGTCATCGAAATTCCGACGCACTCTTGGATGCACGGTTCAAGATTCACTTTCAAGTCGGTTCCGAGGACTTTGACTTCGATATTGGAGTCAATCGTTCACGCCAGGCTTTATCGTCAAATATCGCCTGATTTTATCGTCATCAACTCATCCGTTATCCCAGCGCCAATGATAGCTGCTGCGCTTTGTCGAATACCGTCGATAGTAATGGTTAGAGAATCTATCAGGACAAATACTCAACTATTTTCTATAGTACCCAAGAGCATTTTAATACGATTGATTGAAGGAATGTCTACCTTCCGCTTTGCGGTTTCACATTACGTTGCGGACCAGTTGAATCAACCGTGCACGGTTGATTTCCCAGATGTTAGGCGCGACTTGGGCATAGAGTCCCTTTGGCCCACAGACAATGAGGCGAAACCCACTCGGGCACGAGCGCTTCGCGCCGTGATGCTGGGCTCGTTCTCGCCGGAAAAGGGCCAAGATGATGCCATTCAGGCGGTGGCTTTAGCGCGGGCAGCCGGAGTTCAAATCGACCTCTCACTGTATGGCTATGCGCACGAAAGCGAAATTTTAAAATTGCAGGAGTGGTGCGACCGCCATGGTTTGAGTGATCGAATCAGACACAAAGGTTTCATCGATGATCCTAAAGAGGCCTACGGTTCGGCGGATGTGTCGCTGGTTTGTTCCAAAAATGAGGCTTACGGAAGGGTGACGGCGGAGTCGCTACTAATGGGGGTACCCGTTGTGGGCTACGAACTCGGTGGTACAACGGAAATCCTTAGGGCTGGTGGCGGAATTTCCTGCAAACCGACATCTACAGACCTAGCAAATGTCCTAGTTTCATTAGCGGAAGACCCCAACCTTCTGAATGACCTCCATTCGCAGTGCCGGTCCCTCCGCGCTGACAGCGGGGAATTTGGGAATTCGGGGAGAACTGTTTCGCGTATGGTGGAAAAGATCATCGGCGTTGGTGGCTAA
- a CDS encoding glycosyltransferase — MSSDSQRGEGPRALVVHEWFASIGGSENVANALRQHFEGSDLLCLWRDEHVSIPGAGKVTQTLLSARPFRGRKILCLPLMPLIWRWTSARTHGAEVVIVSSHLFAHHVAVPRGTPKLVYVHTPARYIWEPDFDNRGQNPLIRIASSLLKPLDRWRASEATELAANSEFVRARIKRTWGRDSRVIYPPVDVDEIRATADWSLGLSHAEKAALNELPIDFVLGASRFIPYKRLDLAIRAGELSGMPVVVAGAGPEEARLRALAAQNTVPVHFVISPSNRLLRALYQRAALYIFPPVEDFGIMPVESIAAGTPVVANGHGGASESVVEGLTGSHFVPDDDESLLHAIGRSLSLDRTKISGQASRFSRQRFDDEVARWVEDHVTRESTFHE, encoded by the coding sequence ATGTCCAGTGATAGTCAGCGAGGCGAAGGGCCTCGTGCGCTAGTCGTACACGAATGGTTCGCATCAATAGGTGGTTCTGAGAATGTCGCCAATGCACTCCGGCAGCACTTCGAAGGTTCCGACTTGTTGTGCCTGTGGAGGGATGAGCACGTTTCTATTCCAGGAGCCGGCAAAGTGACGCAGACGCTACTCTCGGCACGGCCGTTTCGTGGACGTAAGATCTTATGCCTTCCGCTCATGCCGCTCATTTGGCGATGGACGAGTGCGCGAACACACGGTGCAGAGGTTGTTATTGTGAGTTCGCACCTATTTGCGCATCACGTCGCCGTCCCTCGCGGGACGCCGAAATTGGTGTACGTACACACGCCGGCGCGCTACATCTGGGAGCCCGACTTCGACAATCGAGGACAAAATCCCCTAATTCGGATTGCTTCGTCTCTTCTGAAGCCGTTGGACAGATGGCGCGCATCAGAAGCCACTGAGCTAGCCGCCAACAGCGAGTTCGTGAGGGCCCGCATTAAAAGGACCTGGGGAAGGGACTCGCGTGTTATCTACCCCCCAGTTGATGTCGATGAGATTCGTGCTACGGCTGATTGGTCTCTTGGGCTAAGCCATGCTGAGAAAGCGGCGCTGAACGAATTACCCATTGACTTCGTCTTGGGGGCGTCGCGATTCATCCCCTATAAGCGGCTGGATCTTGCTATCCGCGCCGGAGAACTGAGTGGCATGCCGGTCGTGGTCGCCGGCGCTGGACCGGAGGAAGCGCGACTGCGCGCTTTGGCAGCACAGAACACCGTTCCGGTGCACTTCGTTATCAGCCCGTCTAATCGGCTTTTGCGGGCTCTTTATCAGAGGGCTGCCCTGTATATCTTTCCCCCCGTCGAGGATTTTGGAATCATGCCAGTGGAGTCGATTGCGGCGGGAACGCCGGTGGTGGCCAATGGACATGGAGGTGCGAGTGAATCGGTTGTCGAAGGACTCACCGGATCTCACTTTGTTCCAGACGACGACGAGTCGTTGCTGCACGCAATTGGCAGATCGCTGAGCTTGGATCGCACAAAGATTAGCGGACAAGCAAGCAGGTTTTCCCGACAGAGATTCGACGACGAAGTTGCCCGATGGGTGGAGGATCACGTGACACGAGAGAGTACGTTTCACGAGTGA
- a CDS encoding sugar transferase, with amino-acid sequence MKLVDAFVIVWAVAGAFAVRFGLSEVPNGNDRDIDYAVLSGALIVAWWFMLEFWGSRDSRVLGSGSEEYKRVLASSAWLFGFVAVVSYALRIDTARGFVGLAFPAGALGLLAARWLVRQHLSLERKHGKSNSRVLIIGGPHSASHLVRSLSSAPAAGYMPVAAHLPGATGTAGLSGLTVPVTGLDADFDSILGVILATNVDAVAISAGVNMHPQDLRRLGWELAARDIGMILAPALTDIAGPRIHTQPVAGLPLIHVSTPKLTGGKKVAKRAFDIVVAGLLVACLAPLFLVLAVLVRFTDPGPVFYRQERIGLRGTTFHMLKFRSMKVDADAQLGELLAAQGSADTPLFKVENDPRITPLGRVLRKYSLDELPQLLNVLGGSMSLVGPRPQREGEVALYDDAAHRRLYVSPGMSGLWQVSGRSNLSWEESIRLDLYYVENWSLMGDVVILFKTFKAVFASTGAV; translated from the coding sequence TTGAAACTTGTTGATGCTTTTGTAATCGTTTGGGCAGTAGCTGGGGCGTTCGCGGTCCGTTTCGGTTTATCTGAGGTCCCTAACGGCAATGATCGCGACATCGATTACGCGGTGCTGTCGGGGGCACTCATTGTCGCTTGGTGGTTCATGCTTGAGTTCTGGGGCTCCCGCGATTCTCGGGTATTAGGCTCCGGTTCCGAAGAATACAAAAGAGTCCTAGCCAGTTCAGCTTGGCTGTTTGGGTTTGTAGCCGTGGTGTCATACGCCCTAAGAATCGATACGGCGCGAGGATTTGTGGGTCTGGCCTTTCCAGCCGGGGCGCTTGGCCTGCTAGCAGCGCGGTGGCTGGTCCGCCAGCACCTGAGCCTCGAACGCAAGCACGGCAAGAGTAACTCCCGTGTGCTGATTATTGGGGGACCGCACTCGGCTTCGCACTTAGTGCGTTCCCTAAGCAGTGCACCAGCTGCAGGATATATGCCTGTTGCGGCACACTTGCCAGGAGCGACAGGAACAGCAGGGCTTTCCGGGCTCACAGTGCCCGTGACGGGTTTAGACGCCGACTTTGACAGTATTCTTGGCGTGATATTGGCCACGAACGTTGATGCCGTTGCCATCTCGGCTGGCGTCAACATGCATCCGCAAGATCTTCGAAGGCTAGGGTGGGAACTAGCCGCGCGAGACATCGGCATGATCTTGGCGCCTGCCCTGACCGACATTGCTGGACCTCGTATCCATACCCAGCCTGTCGCAGGTTTACCTCTGATCCATGTGTCCACGCCTAAGCTCACAGGCGGGAAGAAAGTGGCCAAGCGGGCGTTCGATATAGTAGTTGCGGGTCTGCTGGTTGCCTGCCTCGCTCCGCTGTTTCTCGTGTTGGCTGTACTCGTCCGCTTTACGGATCCTGGCCCTGTGTTCTATCGCCAAGAACGAATTGGTCTCCGCGGCACGACTTTCCACATGCTGAAGTTCCGGTCTATGAAAGTGGACGCTGACGCCCAGTTGGGCGAGTTACTAGCAGCACAAGGCTCCGCTGATACACCTCTTTTCAAGGTTGAAAATGACCCGAGGATCACACCCCTGGGACGGGTCTTGCGAAAGTACTCTCTGGATGAACTGCCCCAGCTACTCAATGTGCTGGGCGGCAGCATGAGCCTTGTCGGCCCGAGGCCGCAGCGCGAAGGCGAAGTTGCCCTCTATGACGACGCGGCCCATCGGCGGCTCTACGTTAGTCCTGGCATGAGCGGCCTTTGGCAGGTCAGTGGGCGCTCCAATCTTAGCTGGGAGGAGAGCATCCGGCTCGACCTCTACTATGTGGAAAACTGGTCGCTCATGGGTGACGTAGTCATTCTCTTCAAGACTTTCAAAGCCGTATTTGCAAGCACGGGCGCGGTTTGA
- a CDS encoding UDP-glucose dehydrogenase family protein, with protein MRISVIGCGYLGAVHAACMAKLGHDVVGIDVDDQKIAALSAAKAPFYEPGLEELLEEVQTTGRLSFTTDMSAAAGSRVHFVCVGTPQKKGENGADLTYVDAAVNGLLPYLAPGDIVVGKSTVPVGTASRLSDLVRAHEADAHLVWNPEFLREGHAVTDTLRPDRFVYGVAGGSEDHPAVSFLDEVYSVPLSSGTPRLVTDHPTAELVKTAANSFLATKISFINAMAELCEAAGADVTRLADAIGMDDRIGRKFLNAGIGFGGGCLPKDIRAFMARAGELGADQALTFLREVDSINMRRRTRVVELSRELCGGTLLGKRITVLGAAFKPESDDVRDSPALSIAAQLQLQGAVVTVTDPKALANAAKRFPELHYETETNVSVEKADALLLLTEWQEYRSLDPYELGRRVSSLRILDGRNVLDSEKWRAAGWIYRGLGRP; from the coding sequence ATGCGTATATCAGTAATCGGCTGCGGGTATCTCGGAGCTGTCCATGCAGCTTGCATGGCCAAACTTGGACACGATGTCGTTGGCATAGACGTTGACGACCAAAAAATTGCTGCACTCTCAGCGGCCAAGGCGCCGTTTTACGAACCGGGACTTGAAGAGCTTCTCGAAGAGGTACAGACAACCGGGCGGTTGTCCTTCACAACTGACATGTCGGCGGCTGCCGGCAGTCGTGTGCACTTCGTCTGTGTGGGCACTCCACAGAAGAAAGGCGAGAACGGCGCGGACCTGACCTACGTCGATGCCGCAGTCAATGGCCTTTTGCCGTACTTGGCGCCGGGGGACATCGTCGTAGGAAAATCGACGGTCCCCGTGGGCACAGCCTCGCGGCTCTCCGATCTGGTGAGAGCTCACGAGGCGGATGCCCATCTGGTATGGAACCCCGAGTTTCTTCGCGAAGGCCACGCAGTAACCGACACGCTCCGTCCTGACCGGTTCGTATACGGCGTTGCCGGTGGCTCCGAAGACCACCCGGCTGTCTCTTTCCTGGACGAGGTCTACTCTGTTCCGCTCTCCTCTGGAACTCCTCGGCTCGTCACTGATCACCCAACCGCCGAATTGGTCAAAACCGCCGCCAACTCATTCCTTGCGACCAAGATCTCCTTCATCAATGCAATGGCAGAACTTTGTGAGGCCGCCGGCGCGGACGTCACACGCCTTGCCGATGCCATCGGCATGGACGATCGCATCGGCCGAAAATTCCTCAATGCAGGCATCGGTTTTGGCGGAGGCTGCTTGCCGAAGGACATTCGAGCGTTCATGGCGCGAGCCGGCGAATTGGGTGCTGACCAAGCCCTTACTTTCCTTAGGGAAGTCGACTCCATCAACATGCGGCGCCGCACACGCGTGGTGGAGCTTAGTCGCGAACTGTGCGGCGGGACACTGCTGGGCAAGCGAATCACAGTTCTGGGAGCAGCGTTCAAGCCGGAAAGTGACGACGTTCGAGACTCCCCCGCACTCAGTATTGCTGCGCAACTACAGCTGCAGGGTGCCGTTGTGACCGTGACAGATCCCAAAGCCCTTGCGAACGCGGCCAAGAGGTTTCCGGAGCTTCATTACGAGACCGAGACAAACGTTTCAGTAGAAAAGGCCGACGCCCTGTTGCTACTTACGGAGTGGCAGGAATACCGCAGTCTTGACCCATACGAGCTCGGCCGGCGCGTCTCATCCCTCCGCATCCTTGACGGACGCAACGTTCTGGACTCGGAAAAGTGGCGAGCGGCTGGATGGATTTATCGCGGCTTGGGACGCCCCTGA